A portion of the Pectobacterium brasiliense genome contains these proteins:
- a CDS encoding HEAT repeat domain-containing protein, with product MASYDLLLYQLEKLVASPDNYYRPAQAEALGSTSHLIALTRHYNGHIRQRAVLCLGFMDEVLALPALIERVNDWAEPVRRAAKQSVRLLLTPNNTASFVANLPAIFWLLQCQRADHQPLVDEIVSFLSEEAHAPSLFAGLCSEDKTVARLSLDILAESERFPLKQIFGQAMLHHDPLVRANAARYLLSADKDVDHDVLTILLKDSFAPIKQVALQYVIHNAFPVSESQLIALMFDKNALVRQRASALLRERNDDPVAHYLAALDRASTVTVRKITLWGLDEHRYDGIVALAERNLDERYPSLYYSALRILILRTGDDARERLLDSLRNPSIAITKVARKLFYQQKIYLSLSDLQCCLDSASSREHVEVYYFLAHKLNKWDWLVFLLDNAKSENTALTHTGVAYWVQRFNRSGMLPNTRQQARLRRLLDENPHVISRDSPYITLFLYR from the coding sequence ATGGCATCGTACGATCTACTACTGTACCAGTTAGAAAAGCTGGTGGCCTCACCAGATAACTATTATCGGCCCGCGCAGGCTGAGGCACTGGGTTCAACGTCACACCTGATAGCGCTCACACGTCACTATAACGGGCATATTCGGCAGCGTGCGGTGCTGTGTCTGGGCTTCATGGATGAGGTCTTGGCATTACCGGCGCTGATTGAACGGGTGAACGATTGGGCTGAACCGGTACGCCGAGCGGCTAAACAGAGCGTGCGGCTGCTGTTAACGCCGAATAACACCGCGTCTTTTGTCGCCAATTTGCCTGCCATTTTCTGGCTGTTGCAGTGCCAGCGGGCAGATCATCAGCCGCTGGTGGATGAGATCGTGAGCTTTCTGTCCGAGGAGGCGCACGCGCCGTCGCTATTCGCGGGGTTGTGTTCGGAAGACAAAACCGTCGCCCGATTATCACTGGATATTCTCGCTGAGAGTGAGCGGTTCCCGTTGAAGCAGATCTTTGGACAGGCGATGTTGCATCACGATCCGTTAGTCAGGGCGAACGCGGCACGGTATTTGCTGAGTGCGGACAAGGACGTCGATCACGACGTGTTGACCATTCTGCTGAAAGACTCGTTCGCCCCCATCAAGCAGGTGGCGTTGCAGTATGTGATACACAATGCGTTCCCAGTGTCTGAGTCTCAACTGATTGCCTTAATGTTTGATAAGAATGCATTGGTGCGTCAGCGAGCCTCAGCGCTATTGCGCGAACGAAACGACGATCCGGTTGCGCATTATCTTGCGGCACTGGATCGGGCGAGTACCGTTACCGTGCGAAAAATCACGCTATGGGGGCTGGATGAGCATCGCTATGACGGCATTGTGGCGCTGGCGGAGCGCAATCTGGACGAACGTTATCCCAGCCTTTACTACAGCGCGTTGCGCATTCTTATTCTGCGTACGGGTGATGATGCGCGTGAGCGGCTGCTGGATTCTCTGCGCAATCCTTCGATTGCTATTACGAAGGTGGCACGGAAGCTGTTTTACCAGCAGAAAATTTATTTGTCGCTGTCTGATCTTCAATGTTGTCTGGACAGCGCGTCTTCCAGAGAACACGTCGAGGTGTACTACTTTCTAGCGCATAAGCTGAATAAATGGGATTGGCTGGTGTTCCTGCTGGATAATGCTAAGTCAGAGAATACTGCACTCACGCACACTGGCGTGGCGTACTGGGTACAGCGGTTCAACCGTTCTGGCATGTTGCCGAATACCCGACAGCAGGCACGTTTACGGAGGCTGCTTGATGAAAACCCACACGTCATCTCGCGCGACAGCCCCTATATCACCCTGTTTTTGTATCGTTGA
- a CDS encoding RtcB family protein has protein sequence MEEMKTQDYDMMSPVNSAPVKMWTQGVPVEPEARDQLLNTAKMPFIFKHLAVMPDVHLGKGSTIGSVIPTRGAIIPAAVGVDIGCGMIAVRTSLVASDLPDNLMGLRSAIEQAVPHGRSVTRSKRDVGSWQNPPQTVDAHWSLLEPRFKRLTDKYPQLLKTNNYQHLGTLGTGNHFIEICLDEVDRVWVMLHSGSRGVGNAIGSLFIKLAQEDMQQHIANLPDRNLAYFEEGSLHFDDYIEAVEWAQDFARHNREVMMSHTLAALSRIVTKPFTTQQEGVNCHHNYVQRETHFGESVLITRKGAVSAQKGQMGIIPGSMGAKSFIVRGLGNEESFCSCSHGAGRTMSRTAAKKRFTVEDQIRATAHVECRKDSDVIDEIPMAYKDIDKVMAAQSSLVEIVHTLRQVVCVKG, from the coding sequence ATGGAAGAAATGAAAACGCAGGATTACGACATGATGTCGCCCGTGAATAGCGCACCGGTAAAAATGTGGACGCAGGGCGTGCCTGTGGAACCGGAAGCTCGCGATCAACTGCTGAACACAGCCAAAATGCCGTTCATTTTTAAACATCTGGCGGTGATGCCGGATGTACATCTGGGAAAAGGATCGACGATTGGTAGCGTAATCCCCACGCGTGGCGCGATTATCCCGGCGGCAGTTGGTGTGGATATCGGCTGCGGGATGATTGCGGTGCGTACGTCACTGGTTGCCAGTGACCTGCCGGATAACCTGATGGGGCTGCGTAGCGCGATTGAACAGGCGGTGCCGCACGGACGTAGCGTAACGCGCTCCAAGCGTGATGTCGGTTCCTGGCAGAACCCGCCACAAACGGTGGATGCGCACTGGTCGCTGTTGGAGCCGCGTTTTAAGCGTTTGACGGATAAATATCCGCAGTTGCTGAAAACCAACAACTATCAGCATCTGGGAACGTTAGGAACGGGTAACCACTTTATTGAAATCTGTCTGGATGAAGTGGATCGCGTGTGGGTGATGTTGCACAGCGGGTCGCGTGGAGTAGGGAACGCGATTGGGTCGCTGTTCATCAAGCTGGCGCAGGAAGATATGCAGCAGCACATTGCGAATCTACCGGACCGTAATCTGGCGTATTTCGAGGAAGGTAGCCTGCACTTTGACGATTACATTGAAGCAGTTGAGTGGGCACAGGATTTTGCTCGTCATAACCGTGAAGTGATGATGTCGCATACGCTGGCGGCGCTGTCTCGCATTGTGACAAAGCCGTTTACCACCCAGCAGGAAGGCGTGAACTGCCACCATAACTATGTGCAGCGCGAAACGCACTTTGGTGAATCGGTACTGATCACCCGTAAAGGGGCAGTGTCGGCGCAGAAAGGTCAGATGGGGATTATTCCGGGGTCGATGGGCGCGAAGAGCTTTATCGTGCGCGGATTGGGGAACGAAGAAAGCTTCTGTTCCTGTAGCCACGGCGCGGGGAGAACGATGAGCCGTACCGCCGCGAAAAAACGCTTCACCGTAGAAGACCAGATTCGCGCGACCGCACACGTCGAGTGCAGAAAAGACAGCGACGTTATCGATGAAATCCCGATGGCGTACAAAGACATCGATAAGGTGATGGCGGCACAGTCATCGCTGGTGGAAATTGTGCATACGCTGCGTCAGGTGGTGTGTGTGAAAGGATAA
- the rtcR gene encoding RNA repair transcriptional activator RtcR — MKRRVVIGVLGTTLDKRGKRENRWTKWRPTVGLCQQPDFPVDRLELLHQSRNEGMAQQVAEDVAVVSPATRVTLQAVELRDPWNLEEVYSAFLDFASRYPFDTENEEYFVHITTGTHVVQICWFLLTEARYLPAKLLQTAPGEKADRPSPQGIYAVIDLDLSRYATLTSRFQHEQERSVSFLKSGIETRNSTFNALIDQIERVALRSTAPMLLTGPTGAGKSFLAQRIYQLRQSRHLVSGRFVAVNCATLRGDNAMSTLFGHVKGAFTGALQARTGLLREADGGMLFLDEIAELGLDEQAMLLKAIEEKRFLPFGSDKEVSSDFQLIAGTHRNLHEWIAQGKFREDLYARINMWTFPLPGLAERREDIEPNIDYELQRFTRDHQTQIRFDKDARQRYLTFACSSQAAWRGNFRELGSSIARMATLAEQGRITVALVEEEITRLRANWQSDAPTTALPPELANIDLFEQRQLETVLDVCRTANSLSEAGRQLFAVSRQQKQKPNDADRLRKYLARFGLSWEGLKRV; from the coding sequence ATGAAGCGTCGCGTCGTCATTGGTGTGTTAGGCACCACGCTGGACAAACGGGGTAAACGGGAGAATCGTTGGACGAAATGGCGGCCTACCGTCGGCCTATGCCAGCAGCCGGATTTTCCGGTCGATCGGCTGGAGCTGCTGCATCAGTCACGCAACGAGGGAATGGCACAGCAGGTGGCGGAGGATGTTGCCGTGGTGTCACCCGCCACGCGGGTCACGCTTCAGGCCGTTGAGCTGCGCGATCCGTGGAATCTGGAAGAGGTCTACAGCGCCTTTCTGGACTTTGCGAGCCGCTACCCATTCGATACCGAGAACGAAGAGTATTTCGTTCATATCACCACCGGCACTCACGTCGTGCAGATTTGCTGGTTCCTGCTGACCGAAGCCCGCTACTTGCCCGCCAAGCTGCTGCAAACCGCGCCGGGAGAGAAAGCGGATCGCCCCTCACCGCAGGGCATCTATGCCGTTATCGATCTGGATCTTAGCCGCTACGCGACCCTCACCAGCCGCTTTCAGCACGAGCAAGAGCGCTCTGTCTCGTTCCTGAAATCGGGTATCGAAACACGCAACAGTACGTTCAACGCACTGATTGACCAGATTGAACGCGTCGCGCTGCGTTCCACCGCACCGATGCTCTTAACCGGACCAACCGGTGCGGGGAAATCCTTTCTGGCACAGCGTATCTATCAGCTACGCCAGTCCCGCCATCTGGTCAGCGGTCGATTTGTCGCGGTTAACTGCGCCACGTTGCGCGGCGATAACGCAATGTCGACACTGTTCGGCCACGTAAAAGGCGCGTTTACTGGTGCATTGCAGGCGAGAACCGGACTGCTACGTGAAGCGGACGGCGGGATGCTGTTTCTGGATGAGATCGCCGAACTTGGGCTGGATGAACAAGCTATGCTGCTCAAAGCCATTGAAGAAAAACGCTTTTTACCGTTTGGTTCGGATAAAGAAGTCAGCAGCGATTTCCAACTGATTGCTGGCACGCACCGCAACCTGCACGAGTGGATCGCACAGGGCAAATTCCGTGAAGATCTCTACGCCCGTATCAATATGTGGACGTTCCCCTTGCCGGGGCTAGCGGAACGTCGGGAAGATATCGAACCGAATATTGACTACGAACTCCAGCGCTTCACACGCGATCACCAAACGCAGATCCGCTTCGATAAAGACGCTCGACAACGCTACCTCACCTTTGCCTGCTCATCGCAGGCCGCTTGGCGCGGCAACTTCCGCGAACTCGGCTCTTCCATCGCCCGCATGGCGACGCTGGCGGAACAAGGACGTATCACCGTGGCACTGGTAGAGGAAGAAATCACGCGCCTGCGGGCCAATTGGCAAAGCGATGCCCCGACAACCGCGCTACCGCCCGAACTCGCCAACATCGATCTGTTTGAACAACGCCAACTTGAAACCGTGCTCGACGTCTGCCGCACGGCAAACTCACTTTCCGAAGCTGGCCGCCAGCTGTTCGCCGTTTCACGCCAGCAAAAACAAAAGCCCAACGACGCAGACCGACTGCGTAAGTATCTGGCACGTTTTGGGCTGAGCTGGGAGGGGTTGAAGCGGGTATAA
- a CDS encoding helix-turn-helix domain-containing protein → MALKFYESPFHVTHDAEIASKMAMKMDLSIMITNLIKEKGWTQKEAAEKLGISQSRVSELKNAKIELFTIDAMFDMLDALGFRAKMSMPSLHQASIAITEIESAG, encoded by the coding sequence ATGGCGTTAAAATTCTACGAAAGTCCGTTTCATGTAACGCATGACGCAGAGATTGCCAGCAAGATGGCAATGAAAATGGATTTATCGATCATGATCACTAATTTAATCAAAGAGAAAGGCTGGACACAAAAAGAAGCAGCGGAAAAACTGGGTATCAGCCAGTCGCGCGTTTCAGAACTGAAAAATGCCAAGATCGAGCTTTTCACTATTGACGCCATGTTCGACATGCTGGATGCACTCGGTTTCCGCGCGAAGATGTCGATGCCAAGCCTACATCAGGCATCAATCGCTATAACTGAAATCGAATCAGCAGGCTAA